The nucleotide sequence TCTGACTCACACTTGACCACTAAGGTCCATGTGATAAGATGAAGGGAAAGAACCCAGCTGGCAACAGGTGCTCATGAGGCAAGATAGTCCCTGATCTCTCCTTTTGGGGCATGGGCCATTGTGCCATCTGATCGGCCAACCACAGAAGGGACCCTCAGAAGAGGGCTCATTGAATTGGAAACCCCCCAGAGATATTTTTCTCCAAAGCCGTCACtgtccagatgagaaaaccaaggctcaggggCCCAAAGTCATAGCAGGCGGGTGGCAGAGCTGGTCCAGGAGCCAGCACTCTTGGTTGCCAGGTAGGGCTCAGTCTTTTGCAGCAGGCTGGCTCCAGAACACCTTCTGCTCTCACTTTCCCCAGCCGTGCCTTGAATGGACTCTCAGATTCTTGCTGGCTGAAGGGCATAGCCACTCCCTGGCAGGCTTGGATGATGAGAGGAGAAGATATACATGAGTGTGGCATCAGGTTATGTGTTCCAGTGACTGAtttttttgtccttctctgtaaCTGGCTGGTGGACAATGCAGACAGGGAGCACCTGCCAGGGCAAGTTCTGTGTCCTGCCTGAGAAACAGCAATTTTTGGGCCCTGAGCACACGACTGCAACACTCAGATATACTGTGCAATTCAGAGTAAAACAAGGACCCTAACCTTTAACTTAAGTGTAAGAGGGTCCAGTCAAACTTGGATATTTCCTAGGATGGGCTAGTTGAACGATGCTTTGAAATACCAAAAGCGAAATTCTTTCAGAAATGATTGTTGGTGCCCCTGGTGGTGCCAGGTGGTGACCCAGCACCTGCCTGGTGTGCCTGTTGGACAGTCCAGCTCCGCGTGGCAGTGAGAAGCCACGTGCCACCTGTCCTCCCAGGTCATAGCATCTGTGCTTCAATTTGCACAGCggtggagcagaggagggaagagaaaacgGCTGGAGTTAATGGCCCCTTAGGACCCCTCTGGCCTTGGCTCTCTGTGTTCCTACCTCTCTGATGCCCTACTCTGCCTCATCTGGGACTGTCAGCCACAGCTGCCTGAGGACAAAGGTGCCCAGGACAATGCGGTTTACATCGATTTGGGTCTGAGAAAATCCCAGTGGGTTATCATCTCAGGAATGGGTTAGATATCAAGGGATAGCCCTCTCAATTTGGGACAAAGAATTTTCACTCTTTTGCTAGATCCTTGGGTCTGACTTCTGGAACATTTCAAAGGCGGCTTTGAATTGACAGATACCAGGTCTTGATTTAGCACTCACCATATAGAACTcagataaaaatttgaaatatagagtgcttgggtggttcagttggttaagcgtcgcgattaggtcatgatctcacagttcatgggtttgagccctgcatcaagctctctgctgttagcgcaggagcctgcttcggatcccctgtccccctctttctgcctctcccttacttgcatgctctttctctctttctctctctcaaaaataaagtaaacatttaaaaatatgaaatatagatTTATCTgttatcaatgaaaaaaaaaacaaaaagagaaatagaaaaccttAGTCCTAGTATTTTTCTCCCTCTGAAAAGTTGAACTTCTGGATCTCCAGGAAACAAGGCATAGAAGAAAGTGCCCTGTTTTGGGAAACAAAGGCCTGAGCTCTGGTGGGGGCTTTGCAACTTGCCTGTGGCACCTGGGAAAGCCCCTGCCCTTTCTGTGCTCAGTCTCTGGCCTGTGGGGTGAAGTGGTGGGacttgaaaataaaagtgttttttccagtttttatattGGTGGTCTTACGCATGAGAGGTGTTTTaagaagaggggcatctgggtggttcagtcggttaagcgtcttcgcttcagttcaggtcatgatctcatggttcaagagtttgagccccatgtcgtcaggctctgtgctaacagctcggaccctggagcctgctttggattctgtgtctccctgtctctctgcccctcctctgctcatgctctgtctctctctgtccctcaaaaaataaataaacattaaagaggtgttttaagaagagagagaatttagaAGTGACTCCAGAAAAATCATGGGGACACCACTCATGGAGTCACCAGGATCAACCAGACAGGAATACCAGTTATCAACATGGATTTCTCAGCGTCACTTAGTCCAAAGTGGAGGGTGAATCAGTATTTCTTTTAGCTCAACCCCCCAGATCTGTGGCTTGAAAACATTCCCTTCTGATTCCTCTGAAAgggattcttttttcctttgagttgCTACTGCAAACCAGTTTCTCTTTATGGACAATGCCTCCCAGGGCACATGACAACTTCTGCCCAGGCACGAGTCAGCctgctgggtggggggcagggggcagggggtatGCAGTGGTTAAACAGGAGCACCTGCTGAGCTGAGGCAGCCAGTGGGAAGGTAAGTTCAATGGAGTCACACAGATATTGTCTTGGATTCTTTGTTGCTGCCCAATTGCGGGAGAATCCACTATCTGTTCCGACTCAGGAATGATTCTTCCCATCAAGAGCATTTTCAGCATTTCCCTTCACTGTAACCTAACAAAGAGCCCCACACCCAGAGACAGGATATGGAGACAGGCAGAACCACTGCACCAAGCGGCTGAGAAAGAAAGGAGCGATTCCCTGGTTAGTAATTATGGTGGGAAGACAGCATGTTGCTATAAACCTTGGAGAAATCAGTTCTCCCTAGCAACTTGGTAACAAAgatgtcactttttatttttaattaattaattaattaatttaacagtttatttatttattttgcaggagagagagggagagagagagagagagagagagagagagaaagggaggggaggggcagagagagagagagagagagagagaatcctaagcaggctcagcacagagcctgactcaggacttgatcccacgaatcatgagatcatgacctgagctgaaatcacgagtcagacactcagccaactgagtcatgcaggtgccccaaagatgttactttttaaaaacttaaagcaaatgctggggcgcctgggtggcccagttggttaagtgtccgactttggctcaggtcaggatctcatggtttgtgagtttgagccccacgtggggctctgtgctgacagctgagagcctggagcctgcttcgaattctgtctctccctctctctctgcccctcccccacttgtgctctctctctctctctctctctctctctcagaaaaaaataaacaataaaataaacatcaaaaaagcaaatgccaaaagaaaaaggagcttAGGGACATGGTTTAAGAGATCTGTTATCCCCAAAAAGGATGATATGGGACATGGGAAAGAGAACCAGTTCTTCCATAACACTTAACCCAACTACAATTAAATTATgtgattcaggggcgcctgggtggctcagtggattaagcatccaacttcagctcaggtcatgatctcatggtctgtgagtttgagccctgagtcaggctctgtgtcaacagctcagagcctggagcctgctttggattctgtgtctccatctctctctgcccctccccttctctctctctctctctctctctctctctctctctccccctcaaaaataaataaacattaaataattgtgTGATTCATTGCTTAATGTCTCTCTCTACCACTAGAATTAGCTCTATGACATTGGAGACTGTCTCTGTCTTATTCAACTGTCTACTATATACCCAGCATGTAACACATGGTTTTGTACATTGTAGATATTTTTCCATACTTTActataaaagaaaagaggttttCCTTAATTATATAGTAACCATCACATATCATTCCAGAATCACTGATTGTTCTGGTTTCCAGATATGCCTGGTTCCCAGATGTTTCCCCTACCCACTTCCTTGGCATCCAGATTAACCCACCATGGAGACTAGAGCCTATAATGGATCAGAGGACTCCTCAACCATCTTCTACCTGGTGGGAATTCCCTCTCTAcccaaatctttctttcttcctatcttctttgtctttctcctacTCTACTTACTCATCCTGCCGGGAAATGCCCTGATCCTGGTGGCTGTGGTGGCAGATCCCAGCCTCCACGTGCCCATATACTTCTTCCTGATCAACCTCTCAGCCTTGCGCATCCTTTTCACCACAACCACCATCTCCAAGATACTGTCCCTCCTCTTACTGGGGGACTGCTTCCTCAGCTTCCCTGCCTGCTTCCTGCAGCTATACCTCTTCTATAGCTTCTCCTACTCAGAAGCCTTCATCCTGGTGgtcatggcctatgaccgctatgtggcTGTCTGCCACCCACTGCACTACTCTGTCCTCATGACTCCACAGACCAATGCTGCACTGGCAGCCTGTGTCTGTCTGCTCACTGCCCTCCTCCAGCCCACCCCAGTGGTGGTGCAGACTTCCCACATGGCTTTTGACAACATTGCTCACATCTATCACTGCTTCTGTGACCACCTGGCTGTGGTCTAGGCCTCCTGCTCAGCCCCAGACTCTCATGGGCTTCTGCATTGCCATGGCAGTATCCTTCCTGCCCCTTGTCCTGGTGCTTCTCTCCTATGCCCACATCCTGGCCTCCCGAGAAGGACGCTCCCGAGAAGGACGCTCAAAAGCCTTCTCCACCTACAGCTCCCACCTCCTGGTGGTTGGCACCTACTACTCATCCATCACCATAGCCCATGTGACCTACAGGGCTGACCTGCCACTTGAATTCCACAGCATGGGCAATGTGGTATATGCTATTCTCACACCTGTCCTCAACCCTCTCATCTATACGCTGAGGAACAAGGATGTCAAAGCAGCCATCACCAGAATGGAATGTCCCCAGGACCCAAAGAATGCTGGGGAACCCTGACTCTACTCACAAATGTCAATAACAATAGAGGGAAAAGTAGACAATTCAGATAGCCAGATAGAACAATAATTCTCAAAATACAGTCTTAATTGTTCCTCCTCCATTGTAATAAtataatgattttctttccttaattcaCAGATAAAATGTATAGGCTTTTtctattcaattaaaaaattttttaaatgttaatttatttttgagagagagagagagagagagaggtggaacatgagtggggtggggtcagagagagggagacacagaatctgaagcaggctctaggctctgatctgctagcacag is from Neofelis nebulosa isolate mNeoNeb1 chromosome 10, mNeoNeb1.pri, whole genome shotgun sequence and encodes:
- the LOC131488573 gene encoding LOW QUALITY PROTEIN: olfactory receptor 2AT4-like (The sequence of the model RefSeq protein was modified relative to this genomic sequence to represent the inferred CDS: inserted 2 bases in 1 codon; substituted 1 base at 1 genomic stop codon), which gives rise to METRAYNGSEDSSTIFYLVGIPSLPKSFFLPIFFVFLLLYLLILPGNALILVAVVADPSLHVPIYFFLINLSALRILFTTTTISKILSLLLLGDCFLSFPACFLQLYLFYSFSYSEAFILVVMAYDRYVAVCHPLHYSVLMTPQTNAALAACVCLLTALLQPTPVVVQTSHMAFDNIAHIYHCFCDHLAVVXASCSXPQTLMGFCIAMAVSFLPLVLVLLSYAHILASREGRSREGRSKAFSTYSSHLLVVGTYYSSITIAHVTYRADLPLEFHSMGNVVYAILTPVLNPLIYTLRNKDVKAAITRMECPQDPKNAGEP